One region of Phragmites australis chromosome 18, lpPhrAust1.1, whole genome shotgun sequence genomic DNA includes:
- the LOC133898537 gene encoding F-box/LRR-repeat protein At3g03030-like, which yields MTKKATHTPLPAKRGVTKRSSNRTTRPGTVSSGNADEGRLKDRISALPDSLLCCILTLLSVRDAARTTVLSSPWRHILSSPEYQYDTIDDNDMWHGRRRLDTRTHWYQDSNQWQLRSEAITSSLTRHRGPIRRFIVQRTLPLGCTVSEWLDTLSQRGAVEELVLEMPPFPQLLLPHFIFNCSSLRSLSLSNWSWPRIGPNEVPVGYFPAWMLPSLTELTLSWMDMTVRDVEDLLQRCPALLSLSIRYPRQSGTLEIRCKNLLSLTIAENYGFWYALVRIVDAPKLVRLLWWPPSPLHVVFEGTLQEQTPRLHTLGIFQSSTLGVVLEQVKTIALITNVDNFNEVQQAILLLHNFPQLETLHMQMKNGSNSTMSKLISFEEMAGGPVACLENSLKTIVLRVNNLVRQKLAFANFLLRAAKALKSMLVCNKRMAGELLSPESRGAHGAQVVFLENSKCTLELDMSASNIKLADPFMP from the exons ATGACGAAGAAGGCCACACACACCCCGTTGCCTGCAAAGCGCGGCGTAACCAAGAGGAGTTCGAACAGGACGACGAGGCCAGGAACCGTGTCCTCAGGTAACGCTGATGAAGGGCGTCTGAAAGACAGGATCAGCGCTCTTCCGGACAGCCTCCTCTGTTGCATCCTCACCCTGCTCAGTGTCCGTGACGCCGCGCGAACGACCGTACTGTCCTCGCCATGGCGGCACATATTATCATCGCCAGAGTACCAATATGACACCATTGACGACAACGACATGTGGCATGGGCGGCGCCGGCTGGACACGAGGACCCACTGGTACCAGGACTCCAATCAGTGGCAGTTGCGCTCCGAAGCGATCACCTCCTCGCTCACCAGGCACCGTGGCCCCATCCGCCGGTTCATCGTCCAGCGGACGCTCCCGTTGGGCTGCACGGTGTCAGAGTGGCTCGACACGCTGTCCCAAAGAGGGGCCGTCGAGGAACTTGTCCTCGAGATGCCGCCATTTCCACAGCTTTTGCTGCCTCACTTCATCTTCAACTGCAGTTCCCTCCGGTCGCTGAGCCTCTCCAATTGGAGCTGGCCTCGCATCGGCCCAAACGAAGTCCCGGTTGGCTACTTCCCGGCGTGGATGCTCCCTTCCCTGACGGAGCTTACCCTGAGCTGGATGGACATGACGGTGCGGGACGTGGAGGACCTACTGCAGCGGTGCCCGGCGCTGCTGAGCCTGTCGATCCGATACCCCCGCCAGAGCGGGACCCTGGAGATTCGATGCAAGAACCTCCTGAGCCTGACCATCGCGGAGAACTATGGGTTTTGGTATGCTCTGGTCCGCATCGTGGACGCTCCCAAGCTTGTACGGCTGCTGTGGTGGCCGCCTTCGCCGTTGCATGTCGTCTTCGAGGGGACGCTCCAGGAACAGACGCCGAGACTGCATACTCTCGGCATCTTCCAGAGCAGCACGCTCGGGGTAGTGTTGGAACAGGTGAAGACCATTGCTCTGATCACCAACGTGGATAACTTCAACGAGGTGCAGCAGGCCATCTTGTTGCTGCACAACTTCCCCCAATTGGAAACACTTCACATGCAG atgaagaacgGGTCCAACAGCACTATGAGTAAGCTGATCAGCTTCGAGGAAATGGCCGGCGGCCCGGTGGCGTGCCTTGAGAACAGCCTCAAGACGATCGTCCTGAGGGTGAACAATCTGGTGCGCCAGAAGCTGGCGTTCGCCAATTTCCTCCTGAGGGCAGCCAAAGCGCTTAAGTCGATGCTCGTCTGCAACAAGAGGATGGCCGGTGAGCTGTTGAGCCCGGAGAGCAGGGGCGCCCACGGCGCGCAGGTCGTGTTCCTCGAGAACAGCAAGTGCACCCTCGAGTTGGACATGTCTGCCTCCAACATCAAGCTCGCTGACCCGTTCATGCCGTAA